A genomic window from Candidatus Kouleothrix ribensis includes:
- a CDS encoding M20 family metallopeptidase, which yields MIKTPEAQALTAHIEAHLAEYIDDLRGLCAIECPTSSKAGVDQAGAWVRRWVRARGWELREWPDERVGDGLVATVHGRGQLRVLLAAHLDTVYPVGVAAARPLTIDGDVLRGPGSADNKSGLLSALYATAALQDLGLLEAIGTIGIMCGGDEETDMRASIALMHELAPAYDIALVLEAGRENGDIVGARKGGGNFLIEAFGKAAHAGVEPEKGAHAVLALAHHTIALQALNGMRPGVTVNVGVIAGGTVPNAVPDYARATIDARVMHPDDTAPVEAALRAVAGREVVPGVRAELSGGWGAPPMARTAQIAALAELAGACADELGFSVQAASTGGVSYANYFASLGLPVLDGLAPVGGLDHSPREYILVSSIVPRTALLALLMLRAAQR from the coding sequence ATGATCAAAACCCCCGAGGCCCAGGCGCTGACGGCACACATCGAAGCGCATCTGGCGGAATATATTGACGATCTGCGCGGGCTGTGCGCGATCGAATGCCCAACCTCGTCGAAGGCCGGCGTCGATCAGGCCGGCGCGTGGGTGCGGCGCTGGGTACGCGCGCGCGGCTGGGAATTGCGCGAATGGCCCGACGAACGTGTGGGCGACGGTCTGGTGGCGACGGTACACGGGCGTGGGCAACTGCGGGTGCTGCTGGCAGCGCACCTCGACACTGTCTACCCGGTGGGCGTGGCGGCGGCGCGGCCGCTGACGATCGACGGCGATGTGCTGCGCGGCCCCGGCAGCGCCGACAACAAGAGCGGGCTGCTCTCGGCATTGTATGCCACCGCGGCGCTACAAGATCTGGGCTTGCTCGAGGCGATCGGCACGATCGGGATCATGTGCGGCGGCGACGAAGAGACCGACATGCGCGCCTCGATCGCGCTGATGCACGAGCTGGCGCCCGCGTACGATATCGCGCTGGTGCTCGAGGCCGGGCGCGAGAACGGCGACATCGTCGGTGCGCGCAAAGGCGGCGGCAACTTCCTGATCGAGGCATTCGGCAAAGCCGCGCACGCCGGTGTCGAGCCAGAGAAGGGCGCGCACGCGGTGCTGGCGCTGGCCCACCACACGATCGCGCTCCAGGCGCTGAACGGTATGCGCCCTGGTGTGACGGTGAACGTGGGCGTGATCGCCGGTGGCACCGTGCCGAACGCGGTGCCCGACTACGCACGCGCCACGATCGACGCGCGGGTGATGCACCCCGACGATACCGCGCCGGTAGAGGCCGCGCTGCGGGCGGTGGCCGGGCGCGAGGTTGTGCCGGGCGTGCGGGCCGAGCTAAGCGGCGGCTGGGGTGCGCCGCCGATGGCCCGCACCGCGCAGATCGCCGCGCTGGCCGAGCTGGCAGGCGCCTGCGCCGACGAGCTGGGCTTCAGCGTGCAGGCCGCCTCGACCGGCGGCGTGTCGTACGCCAACTATTTCGCGAGCCTGGGGCTGCCGGTGCTCGATGGGCTGGCGCCGGTGGGTGGGCTCGACCACAGCCCGCGCGAGTATATTCTGGTGTCGAGCATTGTGCCGCGCACGGCGCTGCTGGCGCTGCTGATGCTGCGCGCCGCACAGCGCTAG
- a CDS encoding SUMF1/EgtB/PvdO family nonheme iron enzyme — protein MPNSPTTRGEQIAALEAALQLPLPEGTKQQIRAQLQKLQDSDSNQGALENSGSLHGNAAAINFGTMQAFFGGVPGEDGKTLLRDYLHALEISCQQLGLGRLRERRRSGADRTTTPPLRLQAVYTSLTTDGPEVVVHRRERPVRRVQRLIDWLDQHPCTADDVPPEQVRQLRFPANRVAGQLPPQPGVRQSPDRLWSSRSTVFLPADVDFAAADPATPIRFVLARPELALEAIYANPRLVLLGEPGHGKSTVLRYLALLLARKLRGEPVAIPGWPDADLPVPILCPLGSVAAALEAHGGNADAALWHVLGDVLDGEQGLSAGLRDHLKPALRGTGALLLFDGLDELPVGTGRTGPRSQVARAVQRLATRSGARMVVTSRVLPYRAASDWQLTDAGWAERTIQPLAFGQVRRFVQGWYTALAASDPDLSDAAAESRAEALITELDANTRLRPLVQSPLLLTMLALLHYNSDGEIPRNRARLYHECVQLLLERWEPERTLGARERVSRLQQLLSRLPGLETDKLRDLIHKLAFQAHDQPPDDDGRGRIDRTRLTGELVEFFKRIGSSDAAGHADVLLEVVREEAGLLIARDDETAYTFPHLTFQEYLAACWLADQAELLEQAYPRWQGADRERWRQVLLLLAGRLRHKGQKDVERDGVPWLDVLTSATVRGAAKDAAQRRADAVLAALSYAEMGGRAALATSMRDLVTQVEGPLRQAICELLATPDPAIQPADRIAAARVLADLGDPRFPVERAHWQAERLPAGFGGAGYWCGLPQGTYPIGGWAARGKAVQVDLPAFWIARYPVTVAQYTPFVAQGYGPGAERWWTPEGWRWKQARRGSQPDLWDDPRYTAANQPVIGVSWYEAMAFCAWLNEQLAGQLPQGYLVRLPSEAEWEAAASYAPGAPRRTYPWGEPQPTPERAIYDASGLDTPAPVGCCPAGAAACGALDMAGNVWEWCGSSHTAYPAQSQVLAKDFTIGKGDVPLRGGLYYQDSTAVRCGARYRVNPNLRGFNYGFRLVVAPRSH, from the coding sequence ATGCCCAACTCTCCCACCACACGCGGCGAGCAGATCGCTGCGCTGGAGGCGGCGCTCCAGCTACCGCTGCCCGAGGGGACGAAGCAGCAGATCCGCGCGCAGCTGCAGAAGCTCCAGGACTCCGACTCGAACCAGGGCGCGCTTGAGAACAGCGGCAGCTTGCACGGCAACGCAGCCGCGATTAACTTTGGCACCATGCAGGCGTTCTTTGGCGGCGTGCCGGGCGAGGATGGCAAAACTCTCCTCCGCGACTACCTGCACGCGCTCGAGATTTCCTGCCAGCAGCTGGGCCTGGGCCGGCTACGCGAGCGCCGGCGCAGCGGCGCCGATCGTACAACCACGCCGCCCCTGCGCCTCCAGGCGGTCTACACCAGCCTGACCACCGATGGCCCCGAGGTGGTCGTGCATCGGCGCGAGCGCCCGGTCCGGCGCGTGCAGCGGCTGATCGACTGGCTGGATCAGCATCCCTGCACTGCCGACGATGTGCCGCCCGAGCAGGTGCGCCAGCTACGCTTTCCGGCCAACCGGGTGGCTGGGCAGCTGCCGCCCCAGCCCGGTGTGCGCCAGTCGCCGGATCGCCTGTGGAGCAGCCGCAGCACGGTTTTCCTGCCCGCCGACGTTGATTTCGCCGCCGCTGACCCTGCGACCCCGATCCGCTTTGTGTTGGCCCGCCCCGAGCTGGCACTGGAGGCGATCTATGCCAACCCGCGCCTGGTGCTGCTGGGCGAGCCGGGCCACGGCAAGAGCACGGTGCTGCGTTACCTGGCGCTGCTGCTGGCGCGGAAGCTACGCGGCGAGCCGGTCGCCATCCCCGGCTGGCCCGACGCCGACCTGCCGGTGCCGATCCTTTGCCCGCTGGGCAGCGTGGCGGCAGCGCTCGAAGCGCACGGCGGCAACGCCGACGCGGCGCTCTGGCATGTGCTGGGCGATGTGCTCGATGGCGAGCAGGGGCTGAGCGCCGGGCTGCGCGACCACCTCAAGCCCGCGCTGCGGGGCACGGGCGCGCTGCTGCTGTTCGATGGCCTGGACGAGCTGCCGGTCGGCACCGGGCGCACGGGGCCACGCAGCCAGGTGGCGCGGGCCGTGCAGCGCCTGGCCACGCGCAGCGGCGCGCGCATGGTCGTCACCAGCCGGGTGCTGCCCTACCGCGCGGCTAGCGACTGGCAGCTTACCGATGCGGGCTGGGCAGAGCGCACAATCCAGCCGCTGGCTTTTGGCCAGGTGCGCCGCTTTGTGCAGGGCTGGTACACCGCGCTGGCCGCAAGCGACCCCGATCTCAGTGACGCGGCAGCCGAGTCGCGCGCCGAGGCGCTGATCACCGAGCTCGACGCGAACACCCGCCTGCGCCCGCTGGTGCAGTCGCCGCTGCTGCTCACGATGCTGGCGCTGCTGCACTACAACAGCGATGGCGAGATCCCGCGCAACCGCGCGCGGCTGTACCACGAGTGCGTGCAGCTGTTGCTCGAGCGCTGGGAGCCGGAGCGCACACTGGGCGCGCGCGAGCGGGTCTCGCGCCTCCAGCAGCTCCTCAGCCGGCTGCCGGGGCTAGAGACCGACAAGCTGCGCGATCTGATCCACAAGCTGGCGTTTCAGGCGCACGACCAGCCGCCCGATGATGATGGGCGCGGGCGGATCGACCGCACCCGCCTGACCGGCGAGCTGGTCGAGTTCTTCAAGCGCATCGGCAGCAGCGATGCGGCTGGCCACGCCGACGTGTTGCTGGAGGTGGTGCGCGAGGAGGCCGGGCTACTGATCGCGCGCGATGATGAGACGGCCTACACCTTTCCGCACCTGACGTTTCAGGAGTACCTGGCGGCCTGCTGGCTGGCCGACCAGGCTGAGCTGCTGGAGCAGGCCTACCCGCGCTGGCAGGGCGCCGACCGCGAGCGCTGGCGGCAGGTGCTGCTGCTGCTGGCCGGGCGGCTGCGCCACAAGGGCCAGAAGGATGTGGAGCGCGATGGCGTGCCGTGGCTGGATGTGCTGACCAGCGCAACCGTGCGCGGCGCGGCGAAGGATGCGGCCCAGCGCCGCGCCGATGCGGTGCTGGCGGCGCTGAGCTACGCCGAGATGGGCGGCCGCGCGGCGCTGGCGACGAGCATGCGCGACCTGGTGACACAGGTTGAGGGGCCGCTGCGGCAGGCGATCTGCGAGCTGCTCGCAACACCCGACCCAGCCATCCAGCCGGCGGATCGCATTGCGGCGGCGCGCGTGCTGGCCGACCTGGGCGACCCGCGCTTTCCAGTCGAGCGTGCGCACTGGCAGGCCGAGCGGTTGCCGGCCGGCTTTGGCGGCGCCGGCTACTGGTGTGGGTTGCCGCAGGGCACCTACCCGATCGGCGGGTGGGCAGCGAGGGGGAAAGCAGTGCAGGTCGATCTGCCGGCCTTCTGGATCGCACGCTACCCGGTTACGGTCGCGCAGTACACACCGTTTGTGGCGCAGGGCTACGGGCCAGGTGCCGAGCGCTGGTGGACGCCGGAGGGCTGGCGGTGGAAGCAGGCACGACGTGGGAGCCAGCCTGACCTGTGGGACGACCCGCGCTACACCGCAGCCAACCAGCCGGTGATCGGCGTGAGCTGGTACGAAGCCATGGCCTTCTGCGCCTGGCTGAATGAGCAGCTGGCCGGTCAGCTGCCCCAGGGCTACCTGGTACGTTTGCCGAGCGAGGCCGAGTGGGAGGCGGCCGCGAGCTATGCGCCAGGCGCGCCGCGCCGCACCTACCCGTGGGGCGAGCCGCAGCCGACGCCTGAGCGAGCGATCTACGACGCCAGCGGGCTGGATACCCCCGCGCCAGTGGGTTGCTGCCCGGCCGGCGCGGCGGCCTGTGGCGCGCTGGACATGGCCGGGAATGTGTGGGAATGGTGCGGAAGCAGCCACACGGCCTACCCTGCGCAGAGTCAGGTGCTCGCAAAAGACTTTACAATAGGCAAGGGGGATGTCCCATTACGAGGTGGATTATATTACCAGGATAGCACAGCTGTTCGCTGCGGGGCGCGGTACAGGGTCAACCCGAACCTCAGGGGCTTCAACTACGGATTTCGGTTAGTAGTCGCCCCGCGCTCGCACTAA
- a CDS encoding universal stress protein, with the protein MPTMLVPLDGSALGEQVLPYVQLLAAPLKAQVTLLHVVTDPEHEYTITTDNSIALGNERSMRWARQQLQHWLAQRREIERYLDTQAAPLRAAGIEVTLQIELGSPVATILEVANSCHANLIAMASHGYGRLRRWASGSIADQVLHSAARPVLLVREGLRRPAGLLGRILAPLDGSVIARYVLAHALTLTHGAGAELAVLHIVAASIEEYLGAGATLVAQRSALRDHVAQAYAAHFGPHSAAQARIAAVIGLGNPADVIIEEAARRDVDLIVLANAPDTGALRQRTAGGMANQIFHAVDAPLLLVPGGR; encoded by the coding sequence ATGCCAACCATGCTGGTTCCGCTCGACGGCTCGGCGCTGGGCGAGCAGGTGTTGCCATACGTGCAGCTGCTCGCCGCGCCGCTCAAAGCCCAGGTCACGCTTCTGCATGTCGTCACCGACCCCGAGCACGAATATACCATCACCACCGACAATAGCATCGCGCTTGGCAACGAGCGCTCGATGCGCTGGGCGCGCCAGCAGCTCCAACACTGGCTTGCGCAGCGCCGCGAGATCGAACGCTACCTCGATACCCAGGCGGCACCGCTGCGCGCGGCTGGCATCGAGGTGACTCTGCAGATCGAGCTGGGGTCGCCGGTCGCTACCATCCTCGAGGTGGCCAATAGCTGCCACGCCAACCTGATTGCAATGGCCAGCCATGGCTATGGGCGCTTGCGCCGCTGGGCCAGTGGCAGCATCGCCGATCAGGTGCTGCACAGTGCCGCCCGGCCGGTGCTGCTGGTGCGCGAGGGCCTGCGCCGGCCGGCCGGCCTGCTCGGCCGCATCCTCGCCCCGCTCGACGGCTCGGTGATTGCGCGCTATGTGCTGGCGCACGCCCTGACGCTTACCCACGGCGCGGGCGCCGAGCTGGCCGTGCTGCACATCGTCGCGGCGTCGATTGAGGAGTACCTGGGCGCCGGTGCTACGCTTGTGGCGCAGCGCAGCGCACTGCGCGATCACGTGGCCCAGGCGTATGCGGCGCACTTTGGCCCCCACAGCGCCGCGCAGGCGCGGATCGCAGCCGTGATCGGGCTGGGCAACCCCGCCGATGTGATCATCGAGGAGGCCGCCCGCCGCGATGTCGACCTGATTGTGCTGGCGAATGCACCCGATACTGGTGCGTTGCGCCAGCGCACTGCCGGCGGCATGGCCAACCAGATTTTTCATGCCGTTGATGCGCCGCTGCTTCTGGTGCCGGGGGGGCGTTAG
- a CDS encoding L,D-transpeptidase, with amino-acid sequence MTRSRLRLLIIPTLVATLAALLAFVPRASDARRSDVVADFAAPLPRQAAQARVAAAQVADQARRDATARLLGAASADTLPIVQNMFFSPTGHHVSDRAGFLGYWRQHGGVLAFGYPISEEIIEDGRVVQYFERARFEYHAEAAGSADQVQLSLLGRELFADRSFAPAAPGDGTRYFPETQHTLSGKFLNFWLKRGGLAVFGYPISQPLEEASPADGVVRVAQYFERARFEYHPEELDGFYQRQAQALGLNLAGLHEVQLADLGQQAAQRRGHTFASSAQLTGAPDWSPTIWQRRVDVDLTAQSLTAYEGDTPVFSAPVATGKDGFNTPTGTFAIYSKYPIETMSGSAGGETWNVPSIPWVQYIVGGVAFHGTYWHDRWGTGFRLSHGCVNLNIDDAQWLYEWADIGTQVDIHY; translated from the coding sequence ATGACACGTTCGCGCCTGCGGCTGCTGATTATCCCCACACTCGTCGCCACGCTCGCCGCGCTCCTGGCGTTCGTGCCACGTGCCTCCGACGCCCGGCGCAGCGATGTGGTTGCCGATTTCGCCGCGCCCCTACCACGCCAGGCCGCCCAGGCGCGTGTCGCCGCTGCTCAGGTGGCCGATCAGGCCCGGCGCGACGCTACTGCCCGCCTGCTTGGCGCGGCCTCGGCCGACACACTGCCGATCGTGCAGAATATGTTCTTCTCGCCTACCGGCCATCATGTCAGCGATCGGGCCGGCTTCCTGGGTTACTGGCGCCAGCACGGCGGCGTGTTGGCGTTCGGCTACCCAATCAGCGAGGAGATCATCGAGGATGGCCGGGTTGTACAGTACTTCGAGCGCGCACGCTTTGAGTATCACGCCGAGGCAGCCGGCAGCGCCGATCAGGTGCAGCTCTCGCTGCTGGGCCGCGAGCTGTTCGCCGATCGGTCGTTCGCACCAGCGGCGCCCGGCGATGGCACGCGCTATTTCCCCGAAACCCAGCATACCCTGAGCGGCAAATTCCTTAACTTCTGGCTCAAGCGCGGCGGCCTGGCGGTGTTCGGCTACCCGATCAGCCAGCCGCTCGAAGAGGCCAGCCCGGCCGATGGCGTGGTGCGGGTGGCGCAATATTTCGAGCGCGCGCGCTTTGAGTATCACCCCGAGGAGCTCGATGGCTTCTACCAGCGCCAGGCCCAGGCGCTTGGCCTGAACCTGGCCGGCCTACACGAGGTGCAGCTCGCCGACCTTGGGCAGCAGGCGGCGCAGCGGCGCGGCCACACGTTCGCCTCGAGCGCACAGCTCACCGGCGCGCCCGACTGGTCGCCGACGATCTGGCAGCGGCGTGTGGATGTCGACCTGACCGCGCAGTCCCTTACGGCCTACGAGGGCGATACGCCCGTATTCAGTGCGCCGGTGGCTACCGGTAAAGATGGCTTCAATACGCCCACTGGTACGTTCGCGATCTATAGCAAGTATCCGATCGAGACGATGAGTGGCTCGGCCGGCGGCGAGACGTGGAATGTGCCGAGCATCCCGTGGGTGCAATATATCGTCGGCGGGGTTGCATTCCACGGCACCTACTGGCACGATCGCTGGGGCACCGGGTTTCGCCTGTCGCACGGCTGCGTCAACTTGAATATCGACGATGCCCAGTGGCTGTACGAGTGGGCCGATATTGGCACCCAGGTCGATATTCACTATTGA
- a CDS encoding metal-sensitive transcriptional regulator: MMETKQQLRNRLKSIEGHVRGIERMVEDDNYCVDIIKQALAVQRALEKFNSIVLERHLEGCVTTAIRSDDAGERERVISELLQLFDTSSKI, encoded by the coding sequence ATGATGGAAACGAAGCAGCAACTACGCAACCGGCTGAAATCAATCGAGGGGCATGTGCGTGGAATCGAGCGCATGGTCGAAGACGACAACTATTGCGTCGATATCATCAAGCAGGCACTGGCGGTGCAGCGTGCGCTCGAGAAATTCAACAGCATCGTGCTCGAGCGGCACCTCGAGGGCTGTGTAACAACCGCCATCCGTAGCGACGACGCCGGCGAGCGCGAGCGCGTGATCAGCGAGCTGCTGCAGCTGTTCGATACCAGTAGCAAAATCTAG
- a CDS encoding alpha/beta hydrolase yields the protein MSIMVVDQQVVHYEVFGYGRPVLFLHGWLGSWRYWFPTIERVAEHFRTYSFDFWGFGDTRLGQSTPENIQSYSDQVIRFLDELGIDRVLLVGHSMGGMVALKTAINHPKRISRVVAVGAPIVGDSLSWLLKLTDRPVLADAFARVPWFRRHMFRLFLGETNDPAVNEILDDSVKSSSTTLRRAVGSMWRTDLRPELPRLSVPTLIVHGGRDEIVHPNQADLFDNIPSAEVVVMPESRHFPFLDEAELFNETLLRFLMQDAPRSAPRRVRTRHSTIVNS from the coding sequence ATGAGTATCATGGTCGTCGACCAGCAAGTCGTTCACTACGAGGTCTTTGGGTACGGCCGGCCAGTGCTGTTTCTGCATGGCTGGCTAGGGAGCTGGCGCTACTGGTTCCCCACAATCGAGCGCGTGGCTGAGCATTTCCGCACCTACTCATTCGACTTCTGGGGGTTTGGCGATACGCGGCTGGGGCAGTCGACGCCCGAGAACATCCAGAGCTACTCCGATCAGGTGATTCGCTTTCTCGACGAGCTTGGCATCGATCGGGTGCTGCTGGTCGGCCACTCGATGGGCGGCATGGTCGCGCTGAAGACCGCGATCAACCACCCGAAGCGGATCAGCCGGGTGGTGGCGGTGGGCGCACCGATCGTCGGCGACTCGCTCTCGTGGCTGCTGAAGCTGACCGACCGGCCGGTGCTGGCCGATGCCTTCGCACGCGTGCCGTGGTTTCGCCGGCATATGTTCCGGCTATTCCTGGGCGAGACGAACGACCCGGCGGTGAATGAGATCCTCGACGACAGCGTCAAGTCGAGCTCGACCACCCTGCGCCGTGCGGTTGGCTCGATGTGGCGCACCGACCTGCGGCCCGAGCTGCCGCGCCTGAGCGTGCCGACCCTGATCGTTCACGGCGGCCGCGACGAGATCGTCCACCCGAATCAGGCCGACCTGTTCGACAACATCCCTAGTGCCGAGGTGGTGGTGATGCCTGAGAGTCGCCACTTTCCATTCCTCGACGAGGCCGAGCTGTTCAACGAAACGCTCCTGCGATTCCTCATGCAAGATGCCCCTCGCAGTGCGCCACGCCGCGTGCGCACGCGCCACAGTACGATCGTCAATAGCTAA
- the rimI gene encoding ribosomal protein S18-alanine N-acetyltransferase, with protein MGEGDIDAVQAIERLSFTTTWSANTYRHELRHPANSRYIVARASPTPPPPRQGHQPPRRGLLASLLPAIFGSAPPPPTSPHPIVGYGGLWLSVDEGHITTIAVAPEYRGRGIGELALNGLIDQAVVLNADMLTLEVRVSNLVAQQLYLKYGFKPAGTRPRYYTDNSEDALIMWTESIHSAGYQDRLRLLRDRLFERLRLEAAEPPPRAARGPGVPAP; from the coding sequence ATGGGCGAGGGCGATATCGATGCCGTGCAGGCGATCGAGCGCCTGAGCTTCACGACCACATGGTCGGCGAATACCTACCGCCACGAGCTGCGCCACCCCGCCAATAGTCGCTACATCGTCGCCCGTGCCTCGCCCACGCCGCCGCCGCCGCGCCAGGGCCACCAGCCACCGCGCCGCGGGCTGCTGGCCAGCCTGCTGCCGGCGATCTTCGGCAGCGCACCGCCGCCGCCCACCAGCCCCCACCCGATCGTCGGCTACGGCGGGCTGTGGCTGAGCGTCGACGAGGGCCACATCACCACGATCGCGGTCGCGCCCGAGTATCGCGGCCGCGGCATTGGCGAGCTGGCGCTGAATGGGCTGATCGACCAGGCCGTGGTGCTGAACGCCGACATGCTCACGCTCGAGGTGCGCGTGAGCAACCTGGTGGCGCAGCAGCTATACCTGAAGTATGGCTTCAAGCCGGCCGGCACGCGCCCGCGCTACTACACCGACAATAGCGAAGACGCGCTGATCATGTGGACCGAGTCGATCCATTCGGCCGGCTACCAGGATCGGCTGCGCCTGCTGCGCGACAGGCTGTTCGAGCGGCTGCGGCTCGAGGCGGCCGAGCCGCCGCCCAGGGCCGCACGCGGGCCGGGCGTGCCGGCGCCGTAA
- a CDS encoding ribonuclease J — protein sequence MAKNRVRVIPLGGAGEVGRNMWVLECGDEIVLLDCGVMFPEAEMLGVDLVLPDITYLREQKDKIKAVLLTHGHEDHIGALPHLIADLGFPPIYGTPLTIGMVTGKLKEHRLLDRTTLVRFQAGEKLTIGSFTVEPFHVAHSIPDTVGFGITTPAGLVVYLTDWKFDHTPVDGQPTDTTFIAELGRRNPLALITDCVRVESKGYTPSEQTVGEAFDNIFATAPGRIIVATFASNISRVQQAIDSAEAYGRKAVLVGRSMENNSKIALDLGYLRAEEGTLIRPHEAAGYPDDQIAIICTGSQGEPMAALARMANRDHQHVKIKPGDTVVVSATPIPGNEISVGRVINNLFRLGADVIYGTSGVHVSGHAAQEELKMVLTLLRPEFVVPFHGDFRHMVLYRKLALGMGGLFQPENIILAENGSILEFSHSYGKITGKAPVGYVYVDGTTVGDVGNVVVRDRQLLSRDGILMVVVSIDRTTGELVAGPDVVSRGFVYMRQSDDLIEATKGAVRDALNGHMGDGQTETDTAFIHRKIKDSVSEFLYSQTKRRPMVIPVVMEV from the coding sequence ATGGCAAAAAATAGAGTGCGTGTCATCCCGCTGGGCGGCGCCGGGGAGGTGGGCCGCAATATGTGGGTGCTCGAGTGTGGCGACGAGATCGTGCTGCTCGACTGCGGCGTGATGTTTCCCGAAGCCGAGATGCTGGGCGTCGACCTGGTGCTGCCCGACATCACCTATCTGCGCGAGCAGAAAGACAAGATCAAGGCGGTATTGCTGACGCACGGCCACGAGGATCATATCGGCGCGCTACCGCACCTGATTGCCGACCTGGGCTTCCCACCGATCTACGGCACCCCGCTCACGATCGGCATGGTTACCGGCAAGCTCAAAGAGCACCGGCTGCTCGACCGCACCACGCTGGTACGCTTCCAGGCCGGTGAGAAGCTGACGATTGGCTCATTTACGGTCGAGCCATTTCACGTAGCCCACTCAATCCCCGATACGGTCGGCTTTGGCATCACCACACCGGCCGGGCTGGTGGTGTACCTCACCGACTGGAAGTTCGACCATACGCCGGTCGATGGCCAGCCGACCGACACGACCTTCATCGCCGAGCTGGGCCGGCGCAACCCGCTGGCGCTGATCACCGACTGCGTGCGGGTTGAGTCGAAGGGCTACACACCCAGCGAGCAGACAGTTGGCGAGGCGTTCGACAATATCTTTGCCACCGCGCCCGGCCGGATCATCGTGGCGACCTTCGCCTCGAATATCTCGCGCGTGCAGCAGGCGATCGACTCGGCCGAGGCGTATGGCCGCAAGGCCGTGCTGGTGGGCCGCAGCATGGAGAACAACAGCAAGATCGCGCTCGACCTGGGCTACCTGCGCGCCGAAGAGGGCACGCTCATCCGCCCGCACGAGGCCGCCGGCTACCCCGACGACCAGATCGCGATCATCTGCACCGGCAGCCAGGGCGAGCCGATGGCCGCGCTGGCGCGCATGGCCAACCGCGACCACCAGCACGTCAAGATCAAGCCCGGCGACACGGTGGTGGTGTCGGCCACCCCCATCCCCGGCAACGAGATCTCGGTCGGCCGGGTGATCAACAACCTGTTCCGCCTGGGCGCCGACGTGATCTACGGCACCTCGGGCGTGCATGTGTCGGGCCACGCCGCGCAGGAAGAGCTGAAGATGGTGCTGACGCTGCTGCGGCCCGAGTTTGTGGTGCCGTTCCATGGCGACTTCCGCCACATGGTGCTGTACCGCAAGCTGGCGCTCGGCATGGGTGGCCTGTTCCAGCCCGAGAATATCATCCTGGCCGAGAACGGCTCGATCCTCGAGTTCAGCCACAGCTACGGCAAGATTACCGGCAAGGCGCCCGTCGGCTATGTGTACGTCGACGGCACAACTGTGGGCGATGTGGGCAATGTGGTGGTACGCGACCGCCAGCTGCTCTCGCGCGACGGCATCCTGATGGTGGTGGTCAGCATCGACCGCACCACCGGCGAGCTGGTGGCCGGCCCCGACGTGGTCTCGCGCGGCTTCGTGTATATGCGCCAGTCCGACGACCTGATCGAGGCGACCAAGGGCGCCGTACGCGACGCGCTGAACGGCCATATGGGCGATGGCCAGACCGAGACCGACACCGCGTTCATCCACCGCAAGATCAAGGACTCGGTCAGCGAGTTCTTGTACAGCCAGACCAAGCGCCGCCCCATGGTCATCCCGGTGGTGATGGAGGTGTAG
- a CDS encoding uracil-DNA glycosylase, protein MGAAEELAQIAAEVNACTLCKLHRGTIKAVPGEGPAHAKIMFIGEAPGFNEDRQGRPFVGAAGQFLSELLAQAGLRRQDVFIANVVKHRPPNNRDPEPDEIAACGLFLERQIAAIDPPVIVTLGRFSMARWFPGERISRIHGQPRWAGNRLIVPMMHPAAALHQPQNRPLIEADFQRLPEILAQAERELARRTPTPPPDEPDEPAIEQLSMF, encoded by the coding sequence GTGGGCGCAGCCGAAGAACTCGCGCAGATTGCCGCCGAAGTAAACGCCTGTACCTTATGCAAGCTGCATCGTGGTACGATCAAAGCCGTGCCGGGTGAAGGCCCGGCTCATGCAAAAATCATGTTCATCGGCGAGGCCCCCGGCTTCAACGAAGATCGCCAGGGCCGCCCGTTTGTCGGCGCCGCCGGCCAATTTTTATCCGAGCTGCTGGCGCAAGCCGGGCTGCGCCGCCAGGATGTGTTTATCGCGAATGTCGTTAAGCACCGCCCGCCGAACAACCGCGACCCCGAGCCCGACGAAATCGCGGCCTGCGGGCTGTTCCTCGAACGCCAGATCGCCGCTATCGACCCGCCCGTGATCGTCACGCTTGGCCGCTTCTCGATGGCCCGGTGGTTTCCCGGCGAGCGGATCTCGCGTATTCACGGCCAGCCGCGCTGGGCCGGCAACCGGCTGATTGTGCCGATGATGCACCCGGCTGCGGCGCTCCATCAGCCACAGAACCGCCCGCTGATCGAGGCCGACTTCCAGCGCCTGCCCGAGATTCTGGCGCAGGCCGAGCGCGAGCTGGCCAGGCGCACACCCACGCCGCCGCCCGACGAGCCCGATGAGCCTGCGATCGAGCAGCTTTCGATGTTTTGA